The following are encoded together in the Burkholderiaceae bacterium DAT-1 genome:
- a CDS encoding type II secretion system GspH family protein, whose amino-acid sequence MSQSWSDFSQRGMTLLEVLVAMLLISLLGGALLEWSSNSLSIVSRVSKALDRQILQENGLQFAKGINPAEQPSGRDVVGNVEFTWESQAITPLVQQSRHIDKKVVYLVALYKLNVTVHDRNNGLQEQIDIKQFGFKKFREVNIL is encoded by the coding sequence GTGAGCCAAAGTTGGTCTGATTTCAGTCAGCGTGGAATGACTTTACTTGAGGTGCTGGTAGCGATGTTGCTTATATCGCTGCTGGGAGGGGCATTGCTTGAGTGGTCGAGCAATAGTTTGTCGATTGTTTCCCGAGTGTCAAAAGCACTTGATCGTCAAATACTTCAGGAAAATGGGTTGCAGTTTGCCAAAGGCATTAATCCCGCAGAGCAGCCATCAGGGCGGGATGTCGTCGGCAATGTTGAATTTACGTGGGAGAGCCAGGCCATTACCCCGCTGGTTCAGCAATCCCGTCATATAGACAAGAAAGTTGTCTATTTGGTTGCTTTATACAAGCTTAATGTAACTGTTCACGACCGGAATAATGGACTACAAGAGCAAATAGATATCAAACAGTTCGGATTTAAGAAGTTTCGTGAGGTCAACATCCTTTGA
- a CDS encoding TIGR00645 family protein: MTEKKDAVLRAIDRMEGFLFWSRWMQAPLYIGLVVAQGVYVYKFMRELTHLVMAATTMTESEIMLIVLGLIDVVMIANLLVMVVIGGYETFVSRINAVEEHEDRPEWLAHVDAGVLKTKLSLALISISSVHLLKVFISVGDPAFNGSYEGVMWQVIIHFTFLVSAVVMAWTDKLIAAKAGH; this comes from the coding sequence ATGACTGAAAAGAAAGATGCAGTATTACGTGCCATAGATCGCATGGAAGGCTTCCTGTTCTGGAGCCGCTGGATGCAGGCACCGCTCTATATTGGCCTCGTTGTGGCGCAGGGCGTGTATGTATATAAATTCATGCGCGAGCTCACCCATCTGGTGATGGCTGCTACCACCATGACCGAATCGGAAATCATGCTCATTGTGCTGGGCCTGATCGATGTGGTGATGATTGCTAACCTGCTGGTGATGGTGGTGATTGGTGGATACGAAACCTTTGTGTCCCGCATTAACGCCGTTGAAGAACACGAAGACCGTCCCGAATGGCTGGCGCACGTCGATGCAGGGGTGCTGAAAACCAAGCTGTCACTGGCCTTAATCAGTATCTCATCCGTGCATTTGTTGAAAGTGTTCATCAGCGTAGGTGATCCAGCCTTCAATGGCAGCTACGAAGGTGTCATGTGGCAGGTGATTATCCACTTCACCTTCCTGGTTTCTGCAGTGGTGATGGCATGGACAGATAAGCTGATTGCGGCGAAGGCGGGGCATTGA
- a CDS encoding type II secretion system F family protein yields the protein MKFRYQAMTASADLVKGELNANSSADVFKFLEQQHLTPLEISKAVVKQSVWKRLQAGRVPKVSERITALKQLATLLSAGVSMLESIESLCEANEGTAFQDFFLRIRDALRAGEPLSLALPKGKLPFPEYVNNLIRAGEMTGTVSEALSSAVANMERTERLRQETISALIYPSILVTFGFGATFFIFTYVVPKFSGLLKSAKGGLPAISVWVLQAGAFTKAHQPELLLGLAALLGLTGALLALKQVRAALFNQMATLPLLGAWIHEAQIANWSGMMSLLLGNRVSIVQALELAVGAVTLPSMKSKFELVTKDIRAGKKVAESLKMHNAIDAIGVNLIAVGEKSGRLPSVLGSLSEMYLEKVRERMKRMVSLIEPIAILLVGGAIGLVLVAVMMAITSMSDFV from the coding sequence ATGAAATTTCGTTACCAAGCCATGACGGCGTCGGCGGACCTTGTCAAAGGTGAGCTCAATGCAAATTCAAGTGCTGATGTATTCAAGTTTCTAGAACAGCAGCATCTCACTCCGCTCGAGATCTCAAAGGCCGTTGTAAAACAGTCTGTCTGGAAGCGTTTGCAGGCGGGGCGAGTGCCCAAAGTATCCGAGCGCATTACAGCTCTCAAACAATTGGCCACGCTACTTTCTGCTGGCGTATCCATGCTGGAATCGATTGAGTCTCTGTGTGAGGCAAATGAAGGAACAGCGTTTCAGGATTTTTTCCTACGGATTCGTGATGCACTCAGGGCGGGTGAGCCGCTGTCGCTTGCTTTGCCCAAGGGCAAGCTCCCATTCCCCGAATACGTCAACAATCTGATTCGGGCGGGTGAGATGACCGGTACAGTCTCCGAAGCACTAAGTTCTGCAGTGGCAAATATGGAGCGCACCGAAAGGCTTCGGCAGGAAACTATCAGTGCCCTTATATATCCGAGTATTCTGGTGACATTTGGATTTGGCGCAACATTTTTCATTTTCACCTATGTGGTTCCCAAATTTAGCGGCTTGCTCAAGTCTGCGAAGGGAGGACTGCCTGCCATTTCGGTATGGGTGCTACAGGCTGGTGCATTTACTAAGGCACACCAGCCTGAATTGCTTCTGGGCTTGGCTGCGCTATTAGGCTTAACTGGCGCGCTGCTTGCACTGAAACAGGTACGTGCAGCACTGTTCAATCAGATGGCCACATTGCCGCTTCTGGGGGCATGGATTCATGAGGCTCAGATTGCCAACTGGTCTGGCATGATGAGTCTGCTTCTAGGTAATCGAGTTTCGATTGTTCAGGCGCTGGAATTGGCTGTGGGCGCTGTGACGTTACCCTCCATGAAATCTAAGTTTGAACTGGTTACCAAAGATATACGTGCAGGCAAGAAGGTCGCAGAGTCGCTAAAAATGCACAATGCAATTGATGCAATCGGTGTCAACCTGATTGCAGTTGGGGAAAAATCCGGTCGACTGCCCAGTGTTCTGGGGTCTTTGTCTGAGATGTACCTCGAAAAAGTACGGGAAAGAATGAAGCGAATGGTTTCACTGATTGAACCGATCGCGATTTTGTTGGTTGGGGGAGCAATCGGGCTTGTGCTGGTAGCGGTCATGATGGCCATTACAAGTATGTCCGATTTCGTTTAA
- the tadA gene encoding Flp pilus assembly complex ATPase component TadA codes for MTLNMPLSTQLLGALLLERGLVTENDLERAIAAQPTLKARLGAVLVRLGAISEDNLLPVLADQTGLMLADEHELPVSGSEIAILAIEHKIAQSWLSEFGVLLWRRRDGGLGVGSRHPLDVYVQEVIERALNQKSYQWFFVRTRDISRLISDMTAGDSHSASNDEAHLKELAEEAPVIELVNNIFAMATDEGASDIHVEPNEGDFEVRYRIDGVLQSRGRFPKERTDAVTSRIKLISGLDIAERRLPQDGRISLRTSGMDMDVRVSVIPGVYGESIVMRLLPKERKDFSLKRLGMERDHLEAFERYIKEPHGIVLVTGPTGSGKSTTLYTALAAANDRSHKIITVEDPVEFKMHGITQIQTHAEIGYDFSRALRAILRHDPDIIMIGEIRDLETAEIAVQSALTGHMVFSTLHTNDAVSAFTRLMDMGVEPFLVASSVRAVQAQRLVRRICQHCAEPVVIPDSILARYQSLEQVVVDVSIDAPRFLKAHGCAECNHTGYKGRLGIYEFVEVTPRLQEAIMLRQSSGEVLSIARAEGNRSLFDDGLLKASRGLTSLDEVLRVTGLETLGEEA; via the coding sequence ATGACGTTAAACATGCCGCTTTCCACACAGTTGTTGGGTGCATTATTGCTTGAGCGAGGCCTCGTCACAGAGAATGATCTGGAGCGTGCCATTGCGGCTCAGCCAACCTTGAAAGCCAGGCTGGGAGCAGTGCTGGTCAGGTTGGGGGCAATTTCGGAAGACAATCTTTTGCCCGTACTTGCGGATCAGACAGGATTGATGCTGGCTGACGAGCATGAATTACCTGTCAGTGGCTCGGAAATTGCCATTCTTGCCATCGAACACAAGATTGCACAGTCATGGTTGAGTGAATTCGGGGTGCTATTGTGGCGTCGTCGTGATGGCGGTTTGGGTGTAGGCAGTCGGCACCCTCTGGATGTGTACGTGCAAGAGGTGATAGAGCGCGCACTCAACCAAAAAAGCTACCAATGGTTTTTTGTGCGAACCCGCGATATTTCGCGCCTTATTTCCGACATGACCGCCGGAGATTCGCATTCCGCCAGTAATGATGAAGCACATCTCAAAGAACTAGCCGAAGAAGCGCCTGTCATTGAACTGGTCAACAATATCTTCGCCATGGCAACTGATGAAGGTGCATCGGATATTCACGTTGAACCGAATGAAGGAGATTTTGAGGTTCGCTATCGAATTGATGGTGTATTGCAAAGTCGCGGGCGATTCCCAAAGGAACGAACCGATGCGGTAACGTCAAGAATCAAGTTGATTTCTGGGCTGGATATTGCGGAACGTAGATTGCCTCAGGATGGACGGATTTCGCTGCGAACCTCAGGTATGGATATGGATGTTCGTGTCTCGGTGATTCCCGGTGTATACGGGGAGTCGATTGTGATGCGTTTACTTCCCAAGGAGCGAAAAGATTTCAGTCTGAAGCGGCTTGGAATGGAACGCGATCACCTCGAAGCATTTGAGCGATACATCAAAGAGCCTCACGGGATTGTTCTTGTAACTGGCCCGACAGGTTCCGGTAAATCCACGACACTTTATACGGCACTGGCTGCAGCCAATGACAGATCACACAAGATCATTACCGTTGAGGATCCTGTCGAATTCAAGATGCATGGCATTACCCAGATTCAGACACACGCCGAAATCGGCTATGACTTTTCACGAGCATTACGGGCGATTTTGCGCCATGACCCGGACATCATCATGATCGGTGAGATCCGTGATCTTGAAACAGCCGAAATTGCCGTGCAATCAGCTCTGACGGGGCACATGGTGTTTTCAACACTGCATACCAATGATGCGGTGTCTGCATTTACGCGACTGATGGATATGGGCGTTGAACCCTTTCTGGTTGCCTCATCCGTACGGGCAGTCCAGGCCCAGCGTTTGGTCAGGCGCATTTGTCAGCATTGCGCAGAACCTGTCGTCATTCCGGATTCAATCCTGGCTCGATATCAATCCCTTGAGCAAGTTGTGGTTGATGTATCGATAGATGCACCACGTTTTCTCAAGGCGCACGGTTGCGCGGAGTGCAATCACACCGGCTATAAGGGACGACTGGGTATTTACGAGTTTGTTGAAGTGACACCAAGGCTTCAGGAGGCAATCATGCTCAGACAGTCTTCTGGCGAAGTGCTGTCAATTGCGCGTGCAGAGGGAAATCGCAGCCTGTTTGATGATGGGCTACTTAAAGCTAGTCGCGGGTTAACTTCACTGGACGAGGTATTGCGCGTCACTGGACTTGAAACGCTCGGTGAAGAGGCATGA
- a CDS encoding TlyA family RNA methyltransferase, whose product MRADALIAQRQLAPSRTAAQSLIEQGRAFCVEAGRHIPIAKVSQKLLADCELFIQPDPADRYVSRGGLKLAGALATTGLTVNGLVCLDAGISTGGFTDCLLQAGAQSVVGVDVGHGQLHPRLHTDSRVRLIEGVNARDITADAIQAPNGGFDLAVADLSFISLTLVLPALAPLIREGGYLLTLVKPQFEVGREGIGRGGIVRDESLYAGVRQKVESAASDSGLTPMQWLDSPITGGDGNREFFMLCRRG is encoded by the coding sequence ATCCGTGCAGACGCACTCATCGCCCAACGTCAGCTGGCGCCCTCTCGCACTGCCGCGCAATCGCTCATCGAGCAGGGACGCGCATTCTGCGTAGAGGCAGGCAGGCATATTCCGATCGCCAAGGTCAGTCAGAAGTTGCTTGCTGACTGCGAATTATTTATCCAGCCCGATCCCGCCGACCGCTATGTCTCAAGAGGCGGTTTAAAACTGGCAGGTGCCTTGGCAACAACCGGGCTCACGGTAAACGGGTTGGTGTGTCTCGATGCAGGTATCTCTACAGGCGGATTTACAGACTGCCTCTTGCAAGCGGGAGCTCAGAGCGTGGTTGGCGTGGATGTCGGACACGGTCAGCTTCATCCCAGACTACACACCGATTCGCGCGTACGCCTGATCGAGGGCGTAAACGCCCGGGATATCACCGCCGATGCCATTCAAGCACCCAACGGTGGATTTGATCTGGCAGTCGCTGATCTATCTTTTATTTCACTCACGCTTGTTCTGCCTGCGCTTGCCCCACTGATCCGCGAGGGCGGCTATCTGCTTACCTTGGTTAAACCTCAGTTCGAGGTAGGCCGTGAAGGGATTGGACGAGGCGGCATCGTACGCGATGAAAGTCTCTATGCCGGTGTCAGACAAAAAGTGGAAAGTGCTGCAAGTGATAGTGGACTGACGCCCATGCAATGGCTGGATAGTCCAATTACCGGCGGCGATGGCAACCGTGAATTCTTTATGCTGTGTCGCCGCGGATAA
- a CDS encoding type II secretion system GspH family protein — MAFFRRANWPRSVRYSGFTLIEVLVVLLIMGMMAGVVAPAINRMLDGANARLELQQIIQACKRMPYRVQQSAQYVDWNVSALTLAYVDGSPLIDLPEGWQLLDAKGKGVSPSGFCMGGDLKLKRSDGEIMTIRILKGACEPKLV; from the coding sequence TTGGCATTCTTCCGCCGGGCTAATTGGCCCCGTTCGGTTCGTTATTCTGGCTTCACTCTGATCGAAGTACTGGTTGTACTTCTGATCATGGGGATGATGGCGGGAGTAGTTGCGCCTGCGATTAATCGAATGCTAGATGGTGCAAACGCGAGGCTTGAATTGCAGCAGATTATACAAGCCTGCAAAAGAATGCCCTATCGGGTTCAGCAATCAGCTCAGTATGTTGATTGGAATGTGTCCGCTTTGACCCTTGCCTATGTAGATGGCTCGCCGCTGATTGACTTGCCTGAGGGATGGCAGTTGCTTGATGCAAAGGGAAAAGGCGTGAGTCCGTCAGGGTTCTGTATGGGGGGAGACTTGAAGTTGAAACGCAGTGATGGGGAAATCATGACCATTCGCATATTGAAAGGCGCATGTGAGCCAAAGTTGGTCTGA
- a CDS encoding general secretion pathway protein GspK, with product MQYRLTVNSPNFASYGKADAAIYADSRPYLAQSGAELRIQDEAGLLSVNGMDSSKIHDLLILFGRSGDVADHLADSLLDYRDPTDLKRLNGAASEGYIAAGELLPAHQLLSFSEEIYRVLGWRSLRTSDTMPPPDWLLTSAKRALNPNTAPLEVLAAYDAIPPELAKRIIDRRQVEAITGAADMVPLVAKPLESIWLSYGFQVSARVRLDIWPKEVRWGKRYYLEIAPGDGRERPIAIRGVRVLSPHDKKYYSHGETEHEIPIPTVTDSVRLPE from the coding sequence ATGCAGTATCGATTGACCGTAAATAGTCCGAATTTCGCATCGTATGGGAAGGCGGATGCAGCCATCTATGCGGACAGTCGCCCGTACTTGGCACAAAGTGGTGCCGAGTTGCGTATTCAGGATGAAGCTGGACTGCTTTCTGTTAATGGCATGGATAGCAGCAAAATACACGATTTGCTGATACTGTTTGGTCGCAGTGGGGATGTGGCCGATCATCTGGCAGACTCCTTGCTGGATTATCGTGACCCGACTGATTTGAAGCGTCTTAATGGTGCGGCATCGGAGGGCTATATTGCAGCTGGCGAGTTATTGCCAGCGCATCAGTTGCTTTCATTTTCTGAAGAAATTTATCGAGTGCTGGGCTGGCGTTCATTGCGTACAAGCGACACGATGCCTCCGCCAGACTGGCTTTTGACATCCGCAAAGCGAGCATTAAACCCAAACACTGCCCCATTGGAGGTATTGGCCGCGTATGATGCGATTCCTCCCGAGTTGGCGAAGCGAATCATCGATCGAAGGCAGGTCGAGGCCATTACCGGTGCTGCCGATATGGTGCCTTTGGTGGCCAAGCCACTCGAATCAATCTGGCTTTCCTACGGATTTCAGGTCTCTGCTCGTGTCAGGCTGGATATTTGGCCCAAAGAGGTACGCTGGGGCAAGCGTTACTACCTGGAAATTGCACCAGGTGATGGCCGTGAGAGGCCGATTGCAATTAGAGGGGTAAGGGTGCTTTCCCCGCATGACAAAAAATATTACTCGCATGGCGAAACGGAACATGAAATCCCCATTCCGACAGTTACTGACTCGGTTCGGTTACCAGAATAA
- a CDS encoding thiosulfate oxidation carrier complex protein SoxZ gives MSSIMITRKGEMLEISVKIVHATEDGQRRDSKSGKFVPENFVQQIVLKVDDRPVADFNLGANLPDHPRVSVKMRNVVKGNVLVAEWLDSSGKKGRVERKVDV, from the coding sequence ATGTCTTCGATCATGATCACCAGAAAAGGTGAAATGCTGGAAATCTCCGTCAAAATTGTACATGCGACGGAGGATGGGCAGCGGCGCGATAGCAAGTCGGGCAAGTTTGTGCCCGAAAACTTTGTACAGCAAATTGTACTGAAGGTAGACGATCGGCCTGTGGCCGACTTTAATCTCGGAGCGAATTTGCCTGATCATCCGCGAGTTTCTGTCAAAATGCGCAATGTGGTGAAGGGAAATGTACTCGTTGCAGAATGGCTGGATTCATCGGGTAAAAAGGGTCGTGTAGAACGTAAGGTTGATGTATAG
- the gspG gene encoding type II secretion system major pseudopilin GspG, whose translation MKHQGSQRTRYAAAKGFTLLEVLVVLTIIGLIVGLVGSRVIGKGDDAKVKTAQTQVRLLQGALDAFQLDMNRYPTTEEGLSVLVTPPKDGDKQRWKGPYINNAQVPMDPWEHAYQYSVPGAKGMPFALYSFGADGQKGGEGNNADVGILPPG comes from the coding sequence ATGAAACATCAAGGTTCGCAGCGCACAAGGTATGCGGCAGCAAAGGGATTTACACTGCTGGAAGTGTTAGTGGTGCTGACCATTATTGGTTTGATTGTCGGTCTGGTTGGGTCGCGTGTCATTGGCAAGGGAGATGATGCAAAAGTCAAAACTGCTCAGACACAAGTGAGGTTGCTCCAAGGTGCACTGGATGCGTTTCAATTGGATATGAATCGCTACCCTACCACGGAAGAAGGCTTATCTGTGTTAGTGACCCCCCCGAAAGATGGTGACAAACAACGATGGAAAGGTCCCTATATCAATAATGCCCAGGTGCCTATGGATCCATGGGAACATGCGTATCAGTACTCCGTGCCTGGCGCGAAAGGTATGCCGTTTGCGCTCTATTCCTTCGGTGCGGATGGTCAAAAGGGTGGTGAAGGCAACAATGCAGACGTTGGCATTCTTCCGCCGGGCTAA
- a CDS encoding patatin-like phospholipase family protein translates to MKYVHRALLVGALAIMAGCASQQAPVQPATTLPAAASVPQPPVKLLPKPKLGLALGGGAAKGFAHIGVIKALEAQGYQIEAVSGTSAGSVVGALYASGLNGFQLQEKAFGLDETQIRDLTIGGGGLVKGEKLQDFVNQMIGSKPIEKLNKPFAAVATDLDSGNRIVFRQGNTGQAVRASSSIPGVFQPVVISGRRYVDGGVVSPVPVDAAREMGADIVIAVDISAKAKHGAPAQGIAGIANQAVTIMGQKLGELELARADVVIQPRVGKIGAADFDLRNVAILEGEKATQAALPQIREKIERWVATHR, encoded by the coding sequence ATGAAGTATGTGCATCGCGCCCTGCTGGTGGGCGCACTGGCAATCATGGCAGGCTGCGCAAGTCAGCAAGCGCCTGTCCAGCCTGCCACGACATTACCCGCTGCTGCGAGCGTGCCACAGCCGCCCGTGAAGCTGCTGCCCAAGCCTAAACTCGGGCTGGCGCTCGGAGGGGGCGCCGCAAAGGGGTTTGCGCATATTGGCGTAATCAAAGCGCTGGAGGCGCAGGGCTATCAGATTGAGGCGGTTAGCGGAACCAGCGCAGGATCTGTGGTGGGCGCACTGTATGCCAGTGGCCTCAACGGCTTTCAGTTGCAAGAAAAGGCATTTGGCCTCGATGAGACCCAGATCCGCGATCTGACCATTGGCGGGGGCGGCCTGGTTAAAGGCGAGAAACTGCAGGACTTCGTCAATCAGATGATTGGCAGCAAGCCGATCGAAAAGCTGAATAAACCCTTCGCAGCAGTCGCCACCGACCTGGACTCCGGTAATCGGATTGTGTTCCGGCAAGGCAATACAGGGCAGGCCGTGCGCGCATCCAGCAGTATTCCAGGTGTATTCCAGCCTGTCGTGATATCTGGTCGACGTTATGTGGATGGTGGCGTGGTTAGTCCGGTTCCTGTCGATGCTGCCAGAGAAATGGGTGCGGATATCGTCATTGCGGTAGATATTTCAGCAAAGGCAAAGCACGGTGCGCCGGCACAAGGTATTGCTGGTATTGCCAATCAGGCGGTCACCATCATGGGGCAGAAGCTGGGTGAGCTGGAGCTGGCTCGCGCAGATGTTGTGATCCAGCCGCGTGTGGGCAAAATCGGGGCGGCAGATTTTGATCTGCGCAATGTGGCAATTTTGGAGGGCGAAAAAGCCACACAAGCCGCATTACCGCAAATTCGTGAGAAAATTGAGCGCTGGGTGGCTACCCATCGCTAA
- the tadA gene encoding Flp pilus assembly complex ATPase component TadA — protein sequence MKSSTFHPVRGHGDNRLSIRLIVDTLVSEGHIDQETAEAFLIPARTSAHGKTHPFVSIAGQNWMSRQQPDLKLDMDWLGKWLAHHAGLEWMHIDPLKIDVASVAGVVSHAYASRYSILPVAVDGRSVTIATAEPFFRDWEEELAKILGRQIKRVIASPEEIARYLPEFYNLSRFVKKAVSQAHPGQQTVNFEQLVQLGRTGNVDANDHHIVALVDWLFSYAFAQRASDIHLEPRRDSGHVRLRIDGVLHSVYQVPPPVMTAIVSRIKVLGRMDLAEKRRPQDGRLKTKSPEGREIELRLSTMPIAFGEKLVMRIFDPDILVRDFAALGFGPDDEKRWSHWVAQPHGIVLVTGPTGSGKTTTLYSTLKQLATESVNVCTVEDPIEMVEPSFNQMQVQPQIDLTFAEGVRTLLRQDPDIIMVGEIRDRETADMAIQAALTGHLVLSTLHTNDATSAITRLLELGVPPYLVSATLVGIMAQRLVRTLCPSCKQPQPIPEDEWRGLLSPWKAPTPKTVYHPAGCQECRQTGFKGRVGLYEMLTISRELRRQISDAASPPALFEQAVKDGLKPLRLAGAQKIAAGLTTLEEVMRVVPSDDF from the coding sequence ATGAAATCTTCCACCTTTCACCCTGTTCGTGGTCATGGAGACAATCGCCTTTCAATCCGGCTGATTGTCGATACGCTTGTATCAGAGGGGCATATCGATCAGGAAACCGCAGAAGCTTTTCTCATTCCTGCACGTACGTCGGCGCACGGCAAAACGCATCCCTTTGTGTCCATTGCCGGGCAGAACTGGATGAGCAGGCAGCAACCAGATCTCAAACTGGATATGGACTGGCTGGGCAAATGGCTTGCGCACCATGCGGGGCTGGAGTGGATGCATATTGATCCACTCAAGATTGACGTGGCATCGGTGGCGGGCGTCGTCAGTCACGCCTACGCATCCCGTTACTCGATTTTGCCCGTGGCGGTGGATGGTCGATCGGTCACAATTGCCACGGCGGAACCCTTCTTTCGCGATTGGGAAGAGGAGCTGGCCAAGATTCTGGGGAGACAGATCAAACGGGTGATTGCCAGCCCGGAAGAAATTGCCCGATATCTCCCCGAGTTTTACAACCTGTCCCGCTTTGTAAAAAAGGCGGTATCACAGGCACATCCCGGCCAGCAGACAGTTAATTTTGAACAGCTGGTTCAACTAGGACGTACTGGCAATGTCGATGCCAACGATCATCATATCGTTGCGCTAGTCGACTGGTTGTTCTCTTACGCCTTTGCGCAGCGTGCATCCGATATTCATCTGGAGCCACGCCGTGATTCCGGACATGTCCGATTGCGCATTGATGGCGTGCTGCATTCGGTGTATCAGGTACCTCCGCCGGTGATGACGGCCATCGTGTCGCGTATCAAGGTGCTGGGGCGAATGGATCTGGCTGAAAAGCGCCGCCCGCAGGATGGCCGGCTGAAAACCAAATCACCGGAAGGTCGGGAAATCGAGCTGCGCCTTTCAACGATGCCAATCGCCTTTGGTGAAAAGCTGGTGATGCGGATTTTTGATCCGGACATTCTGGTGCGCGACTTTGCCGCACTGGGATTCGGACCGGATGACGAAAAGCGCTGGAGTCACTGGGTCGCGCAGCCGCACGGCATTGTATTGGTGACGGGGCCCACTGGTTCGGGTAAAACAACGACGCTTTATTCGACGCTGAAACAATTGGCCACCGAATCGGTCAATGTCTGTACGGTTGAAGATCCGATTGAAATGGTTGAGCCAAGCTTCAACCAGATGCAGGTGCAGCCTCAAATTGATCTGACTTTTGCGGAGGGTGTGCGGACGCTGTTACGGCAGGATCCCGACATCATCATGGTGGGTGAAATCCGGGATCGAGAAACGGCCGACATGGCGATTCAGGCGGCGCTAACCGGGCATCTGGTGTTATCTACTCTGCATACCAATGATGCGACCTCGGCGATTACGCGTCTGCTAGAACTGGGTGTGCCGCCTTATCTGGTGAGTGCAACACTCGTGGGTATCATGGCGCAGCGGCTGGTGCGGACGTTGTGTCCGAGCTGTAAACAGCCCCAGCCAATCCCGGAAGATGAGTGGCGCGGATTGTTGAGTCCCTGGAAGGCACCCACGCCCAAAACGGTTTATCATCCGGCCGGCTGCCAGGAATGCAGGCAGACGGGGTTCAAGGGACGTGTTGGCTTATATGAAATGCTGACCATCTCTAGAGAACTGCGTCGGCAGATCAGTGACGCAGCATCGCCACCCGCATTGTTTGAGCAAGCCGTCAAAGATGGCTTGAAACCATTGCGTCTGGCGGGGGCACAGAAAATTGCAGCGGGATTAACCACGCTGGAAGAAGTGATGCGCGTTGTGCCATCCGATGATTTTTGA